One window of Aggregicoccus sp. 17bor-14 genomic DNA carries:
- the ftsZ gene encoding cell division protein FtsZ: MDHFEQSKQAAKIRVVGAGGAGCNAVNTMISAKLDRVDFIAANTDVQALAASKAPTRIQLGQMLTKGLGAGANPEMGREAALESREQIAQLLEGADMVFVTAGMGGGTGTGAAPIIADIAKSLGALTVGVVTKPFLFEGNRRRKQAEQGLIELKAAVDTLITIPNQRLLTLSNEPMPLLETFKRADEVLLNAVQGISDLIQYHGYINVDFADVKTIMSDKGLALMGTGRAAGAQRALNAMQQAISSPLLEDVTIDGATGLLINITGGRDMTLQEVNEALTLVHDAADNEAEIIFGSLIDETIQDEVKITIIATGFVQREAKSRIVQPVMQAPLIARPAPAVLSAAREEVASLVPAKSGSRSLSAADAGKAAVATARTAVVKDPALPLDEDQFDIPTFLRRQGQTEMP; the protein is encoded by the coding sequence ATGGACCATTTCGAGCAGAGCAAGCAGGCCGCGAAGATCCGCGTGGTGGGCGCCGGCGGTGCCGGGTGCAACGCCGTCAACACGATGATCTCGGCGAAGCTGGACCGGGTGGACTTCATCGCCGCCAACACCGATGTGCAGGCGCTCGCCGCGAGCAAGGCGCCCACGCGGATCCAGCTGGGCCAGATGCTCACCAAGGGCCTGGGCGCGGGCGCGAACCCCGAGATGGGCCGCGAGGCAGCGCTCGAGAGCCGGGAGCAGATTGCGCAGCTGCTCGAGGGCGCGGACATGGTGTTCGTCACCGCCGGCATGGGCGGCGGCACGGGCACCGGCGCAGCCCCCATCATCGCGGACATCGCCAAGAGCCTGGGCGCGCTCACCGTGGGCGTCGTCACCAAGCCCTTCCTCTTCGAGGGCAACCGCCGCCGCAAGCAGGCCGAGCAGGGGCTCATCGAGCTCAAGGCCGCGGTGGACACGCTCATCACCATCCCCAACCAGCGGCTGCTCACCCTGAGCAACGAGCCGATGCCGCTGCTGGAGACCTTCAAGCGCGCGGACGAGGTGCTGCTCAACGCCGTGCAGGGCATCTCCGACCTCATCCAGTACCACGGCTACATCAACGTGGACTTCGCGGACGTGAAGACCATCATGAGCGACAAGGGGCTCGCGCTGATGGGTACGGGCCGCGCGGCCGGCGCCCAGCGCGCGCTCAACGCCATGCAGCAGGCCATCAGCAGCCCGCTGCTCGAGGACGTGACCATCGACGGCGCCACCGGCCTGCTCATCAACATCACGGGCGGCCGCGACATGACCCTGCAGGAGGTCAACGAGGCGCTCACGCTGGTGCACGACGCCGCGGACAACGAGGCCGAGATCATCTTCGGCTCGCTCATCGACGAGACCATCCAGGACGAGGTGAAGATCACCATCATCGCCACCGGCTTCGTGCAGCGCGAGGCGAAGAGCCGCATCGTGCAGCCGGTGATGCAGGCGCCGCTCATCGCGCGCCCCGCGCCTGCGGTGCTCAGCGCCGCGCGCGAGGAGGTGGCGAGCCTGGTCCCCGCGAAGAGTGGCTCGCGCAGCCTCAGCGCCGCGGATGCGGGCAAGGCCGCGGTGGCCACCGCGCGCACCGCCGTGGTGAAGGACCCGGCGCTGCCCCTGGACGAGGATCAGTTCGACATCCCCACCTTCCTGCGCCGCCAGGGCCAGACGGAGATGCCGTAG